Proteins from one Brevibacillus humidisoli genomic window:
- a CDS encoding DNA topoisomerase 3 translates to MRTLIVAEKPSAAKDIAQALLGKTTLKDGYIDGGQILVTWAIGHLVQLAAPEMYDEKYKKWKMEHLPIIPRTFRLVAYPKTKKQLRIIGDLAKKCDLIVNAADAGREGELIFGYICQLLKIDKPVKRLWTSSLTPTAIREAFQNAKDGAAYHNLLAAAKARSEADWLIGMNGSRAFTIKHGELFSVGRVQTPVLAMLKKRQEIIEQFTPEPYYLVEAWFRQGDQSYRGVWQGERITSKEKAAAIADRVQGKPAAIVSYDEKTARELPPKLYDLTTLQREANRRYGFSAQKTLDLAQKLYERYKAITYPRTSSAYVEETNIPFMHNVCDQLGSSRYGELARGADKSLVHSKNRNVCRPEKVGDHHAIMPTEQIPQSLTGDIEKIYSMIVKRFLAHFYPPAHYRHHTLLTEVEQETFKTHVKVALQLGWKTIYGEEKQGKGKQNDSEEDAPQLAPSFAIDPNGAVRCEQAQVKDKMTTPPKWYDEDTLLKDMETAGKFVEDEEMREAMKDCGIGTPATRSAIIERLREVGYIERKGKKLVVTTKGRSLIDMVEDAGIGVLSSPELTGQWEQRLHQISIGSASAEPFMGQVKTFASVLVQKVQAQQAAPSQTSQSDLDCPTRCGGKIVKSGKGYHCTNRDCAFLLKTFAFGRPLSEKEIRDLLEKGRTGLLRFKSRQGKSYKAKLELNRDTGELSLTFPGERRSGPPTDRKPRSTAADGMRKAAKTKASVERKANPQAESDRTQREVSATADKTKRNGIGICPRCRRGEMVEGQTMISCTGYPKCRFYIPKQIREKDLSMEQLRQLLREGKTGWIDGFVDKDGTSFSATLILADGLVRWGERRT, encoded by the coding sequence ATGAGGACACTGATTGTAGCAGAAAAACCATCGGCGGCAAAAGACATCGCCCAAGCTCTTCTTGGCAAAACCACTTTAAAAGACGGTTACATCGATGGCGGCCAGATCCTTGTCACTTGGGCGATCGGCCATCTGGTCCAACTAGCTGCCCCGGAGATGTACGATGAAAAGTATAAAAAGTGGAAAATGGAGCACCTGCCGATCATTCCACGGACGTTCCGCCTGGTTGCCTACCCGAAAACGAAGAAACAGCTGCGGATAATTGGGGATTTGGCCAAAAAGTGCGACCTGATCGTCAATGCAGCGGATGCCGGACGTGAGGGAGAATTAATCTTCGGCTACATTTGCCAGCTATTGAAGATAGATAAACCGGTAAAACGGCTGTGGACCTCCTCTCTCACCCCGACCGCGATCCGGGAGGCTTTTCAGAATGCAAAAGATGGGGCCGCCTACCATAACTTGTTGGCGGCAGCAAAAGCACGCAGTGAGGCCGACTGGCTGATCGGGATGAACGGGTCACGCGCATTTACGATCAAACACGGAGAATTGTTTTCTGTCGGACGTGTGCAGACCCCGGTGCTGGCCATGCTCAAAAAACGACAGGAGATCATCGAGCAATTCACCCCGGAACCATACTATTTGGTGGAAGCGTGGTTCCGTCAAGGTGATCAGTCGTATCGCGGCGTGTGGCAGGGAGAGCGCATCACAAGTAAAGAGAAAGCCGCAGCGATTGCCGACAGAGTGCAGGGAAAACCGGCTGCGATTGTTTCCTACGATGAAAAAACAGCGCGCGAACTGCCGCCTAAGTTATACGATTTGACCACGCTGCAGCGGGAAGCAAACAGGCGCTATGGGTTTTCAGCCCAAAAAACACTCGATCTGGCACAGAAGCTGTACGAGCGGTATAAAGCGATTACCTATCCCCGTACCTCCTCTGCTTATGTGGAAGAGACAAACATTCCCTTTATGCACAACGTATGCGATCAGCTTGGTAGCAGTCGATACGGCGAATTGGCCAGGGGGGCGGACAAGTCGCTCGTTCACAGCAAGAACCGGAATGTTTGCAGGCCGGAGAAGGTTGGCGACCATCACGCGATCATGCCTACCGAACAGATTCCGCAAAGTCTGACAGGAGACATCGAAAAAATATACAGCATGATCGTCAAGCGTTTTCTCGCCCATTTTTACCCACCAGCCCACTATCGGCACCACACCCTGCTGACAGAAGTAGAGCAGGAGACGTTTAAAACCCATGTGAAAGTAGCGCTTCAGCTTGGCTGGAAAACGATCTACGGGGAAGAGAAACAGGGCAAGGGCAAACAGAACGACAGCGAGGAGGATGCACCGCAGCTTGCCCCCTCATTTGCGATCGATCCTAACGGTGCGGTCCGATGTGAGCAGGCGCAGGTGAAAGACAAGATGACGACACCGCCGAAATGGTACGACGAGGATACGCTGCTCAAAGATATGGAAACAGCAGGCAAGTTCGTCGAAGATGAAGAGATGCGGGAAGCGATGAAAGACTGCGGGATCGGCACTCCGGCGACACGCTCTGCGATCATCGAACGGCTGCGGGAAGTGGGCTATATTGAGCGAAAAGGGAAGAAACTGGTTGTTACCACCAAGGGAAGATCGCTGATCGACATGGTGGAAGACGCCGGGATCGGCGTGCTCAGTTCACCGGAGCTAACCGGTCAGTGGGAGCAGCGGCTGCATCAGATCTCGATCGGCAGTGCCTCTGCCGAACCGTTTATGGGGCAGGTCAAAACGTTTGCCTCGGTGCTGGTGCAAAAAGTACAAGCCCAGCAAGCTGCCCCCAGCCAAACGTCTCAAAGCGATCTGGACTGCCCCACCCGCTGCGGCGGCAAGATCGTCAAAAGCGGCAAAGGGTATCACTGTACTAACCGAGACTGTGCGTTCCTGCTAAAAACATTTGCCTTTGGCCGCCCCCTGTCGGAAAAAGAGATACGCGACCTTTTGGAAAAGGGACGGACCGGTCTGCTCCGCTTCAAGAGCCGCCAAGGGAAATCCTACAAGGCCAAACTGGAGCTGAACAGGGATACAGGTGAGCTGTCCCTAACCTTTCCCGGAGAAAGGCGGTCTGGCCCACCGACAGACCGCAAACCGCGCTCAACAGCGGCAGACGGCATGAGGAAAGCTGCAAAAACGAAAGCATCTGTCGAGCGGAAAGCGAACCCCCAGGCTGAATCGGACCGCACCCAGCGGGAGGTGTCGGCCACCGCAGACAAAACCAAAAGGAACGGCATCGGTATCTGTCCACGATGCCGCAGGGGAGAAATGGTTGAGGGACAAACGATGATCAGCTGCACCGGCTATCCGAAATGTCGGTTCTACATCCCAAAACAAATCCGGGAAAAAGATCTATCGATGGAGCAGTTGAGACAATTGCTGAGAGAAGGAAAGACGGGATGGATCGACGGGTTTGTCGATAAAGATGGAACCTCCTTTTCGGCCACACTGATCCTCGCTGATGGATTGGTTCGCTGGGGGGAGCGGAGGACATAA
- a CDS encoding 5'-nucleotidase C-terminal domain-containing protein: MPKTSVLSALCFLLVASFCLPVMAQEQDIFTDIAASPYRQAIIDLYQREIIQPSADGRFYPDRQLSRAEAAVLLVKGFHLPRITPIEATDPNLQKSYRYTDPLGVIDESFSIPSAKDIANHWGVSYMEGLIKVRADQVEGDTYGPNRPVTKAKWVEMIGKVIFGVDQPMDHAAKLVEMGLVSEEAAVSQEPISRAEAAGILHRILRDPDFQIVTIFATADIHSHLQPYKPSGMEREIGGLAKMSQIIKETRRSQPNLLLVDAGDAPYNTNIGNLFEGASTIDVMNQMGYDAMVLGNHDFDFPFQVLQRNAENAAFPFLSANTLYQGERPEFLHSSIVREVGGVKVGVIGVTDDQSIYYTHPKNVAGISFNDHFQAAQAEVEKRKDEVDIVLALAHLHGDNPVLPERVDGFDIVIGGGQDVVEYPQMINGAWLISPGKHAEVLNQINIQLYQGDRIGMNFAHIFMTDNLPEDPQVAQIVAEYESKMGEKMKQVVGETNVVLDGERQTVRLKESNLGNAIADSLRELTGADIALQNGGGIRASINQGEITMEEIYATLPFDNTVVMVEASGQTVWDALEHSVASYPAAAGGFLQVSGLSYTFDASKEPGQRLVEVLVDGSPIDKQKLYKVVANDFLTGGGDKFTMLKDETKLLVKTKHYLRDAFVEYLQKHQLIAPELEGRITIQNPEKATTE; this comes from the coding sequence ATGCCAAAAACCTCTGTACTGTCTGCCCTTTGTTTTTTGCTTGTGGCAAGTTTCTGTCTGCCGGTCATGGCACAGGAGCAGGATATCTTTACGGATATCGCGGCTTCCCCATACAGACAGGCCATTATCGATTTATACCAACGAGAGATCATCCAGCCATCAGCGGACGGAAGGTTTTATCCAGACCGTCAGTTGAGCAGGGCGGAAGCGGCCGTGCTGCTGGTAAAGGGCTTCCATCTGCCGCGGATTACGCCGATTGAGGCGACAGATCCCAACCTGCAAAAGTCGTATCGCTACACCGACCCGCTCGGGGTGATCGACGAGTCTTTTTCGATTCCGTCGGCAAAAGATATCGCCAATCACTGGGGTGTTTCGTACATGGAGGGCTTGATTAAAGTCCGGGCCGATCAGGTAGAAGGAGATACATATGGGCCGAATCGTCCGGTCACCAAGGCAAAGTGGGTGGAGATGATCGGCAAAGTCATTTTCGGTGTCGATCAACCGATGGATCATGCTGCAAAGCTGGTGGAGATGGGACTTGTGTCCGAAGAAGCGGCTGTTTCGCAGGAGCCGATCTCCAGAGCGGAAGCTGCGGGTATCCTTCACCGTATTCTCCGTGATCCTGACTTTCAGATCGTGACGATCTTTGCCACGGCAGACATCCACTCCCACCTGCAACCGTATAAACCGAGCGGGATGGAACGGGAGATCGGCGGCCTGGCCAAAATGAGCCAGATCATCAAGGAGACACGCAGGAGCCAACCCAATCTGCTGCTGGTAGACGCTGGAGACGCTCCTTACAACACCAATATCGGCAACCTGTTTGAAGGAGCCTCCACGATTGATGTGATGAATCAGATGGGATACGATGCGATGGTCTTGGGCAATCACGATTTTGATTTCCCCTTCCAGGTGCTCCAGCGCAATGCGGAGAACGCAGCCTTCCCCTTTCTCTCGGCCAATACCTTGTATCAGGGGGAGCGTCCCGAATTCCTCCACTCTTCGATTGTGCGCGAGGTGGGCGGAGTAAAGGTAGGCGTGATTGGCGTGACGGATGACCAGAGCATCTACTATACGCATCCGAAAAACGTGGCGGGAATCAGCTTCAACGACCACTTCCAGGCGGCGCAGGCAGAGGTAGAGAAACGGAAAGATGAGGTGGATATTGTCCTGGCGCTTGCTCATCTGCATGGGGATAACCCGGTCCTGCCGGAAAGAGTAGACGGCTTCGACATCGTCATCGGAGGCGGGCAGGATGTAGTGGAGTACCCGCAGATGATCAATGGGGCGTGGTTGATCTCCCCCGGCAAGCATGCAGAGGTGTTAAATCAGATCAACATCCAACTGTACCAGGGTGATAGGATCGGCATGAACTTCGCCCATATTTTTATGACCGACAATTTGCCGGAAGATCCGCAGGTCGCCCAGATCGTGGCTGAGTATGAATCGAAAATGGGCGAAAAGATGAAACAGGTAGTCGGTGAGACCAACGTCGTCCTGGATGGAGAGAGGCAAACGGTACGTTTGAAAGAGTCCAACCTGGGCAATGCAATCGCCGATAGTCTGCGGGAATTGACGGGTGCCGATATTGCGCTGCAAAATGGCGGTGGAATCAGGGCCAGCATCAACCAAGGGGAGATCACGATGGAGGAGATCTATGCAACTCTTCCCTTTGACAATACTGTCGTGATGGTGGAAGCGAGCGGCCAGACCGTCTGGGATGCCCTGGAACACAGTGTGGCCAGCTATCCGGCAGCTGCAGGCGGCTTCCTGCAAGTATCCGGTCTCAGCTACACGTTTGATGCTTCCAAAGAGCCAGGTCAGCGTCTGGTCGAGGTGCTGGTGGACGGAAGTCCGATCGACAAGCAGAAGTTGTACAAAGTAGTGGCCAACGATTTTCTCACCGGTGGCGGCGACAAGTTTACCATGCTCAAGGATGAGACCAAACTGCTGGTAAAGACCAAGCATTATTTGCGCGATGCTTTTGTGGAGTATTTGCAGAAGCATCAACTGATCGCACCGGAGTTGGAGGGGAGAATCACCATCCAGAATCCGGAGAAGGCGACAACGGAGTAA
- a CDS encoding YitT family protein, translating to MKNRRYYRIIIEVVAILFGSLLIAVGANTLLIPADLLSGGVIGICMILFHFFDWSVGVQYFIYNIPLLILGYIHLGRKFVIYSVLAVVFDALFLQLIPIRLMWTDNIILNSIFGGAISFAGGAIMLRAGGSNGGLDILARVIAKHKNISIAKFGLMINLVIVTISAVIFDIQAAMFTIIALYVGSKTYEALLNIAERSSVIIITDKGTEVSAALNQAFHRGVTSWDALGAYSHTEKQVILCIIVNIQWSELCQTVQNIDPHAFISAMPAHKIIGNFKNTW from the coding sequence GTGAAGAACAGAAGGTACTACCGCATCATCATCGAAGTAGTGGCTATTCTATTTGGCAGTTTATTAATTGCCGTTGGGGCCAATACCTTGCTGATACCGGCCGACTTGCTCTCTGGCGGAGTCATCGGGATCTGCATGATTTTGTTCCATTTTTTCGACTGGTCAGTGGGAGTACAGTATTTCATCTACAATATCCCCCTGCTGATCTTGGGCTACATCCACTTGGGCAGAAAGTTTGTCATCTATTCCGTCCTGGCTGTCGTGTTCGATGCCTTGTTCCTGCAGTTGATCCCGATTCGTCTGATGTGGACGGACAATATTATCTTAAACTCGATTTTTGGCGGTGCGATTTCCTTTGCCGGTGGAGCGATCATGCTTCGCGCAGGGGGATCAAATGGCGGATTGGATATTTTGGCACGGGTGATTGCCAAACATAAAAATATCTCCATTGCCAAGTTTGGTCTGATGATTAACCTGGTGATTGTCACGATTTCCGCTGTCATTTTTGACATTCAGGCGGCCATGTTTACGATCATTGCGTTGTATGTAGGCTCGAAAACCTACGAAGCGCTGCTCAATATCGCGGAAAGAAGCTCAGTGATCATCATTACGGATAAAGGAACAGAGGTATCCGCAGCGCTTAATCAAGCCTTTCATCGCGGAGTTACCTCTTGGGATGCCTTGGGAGCTTACTCACACACAGAGAAACAGGTGATCTTGTGCATTATTGTAAACATACAATGGTCGGAACTGTGCCAGACGGTTCAAAACATAGACCCGCATGCATTTATTTCTGCGATGCCGGCGCATAAAATCATCGGTAATTTTAAGAATACGTGGTAA
- the trhA gene encoding PAQR family membrane homeostasis protein TrhA — protein sequence MASTHVFSKREEIANSITHGIGALLSIPALILLIVFSVRFGSAWHVVSFTLFGVTMLLLYFSSTFVHALPQGKAKDLFEILDHSSIYFFISGTYTPFLFLAVKGWLGWTLFGIVWGIAVVGTVFKCFFVKRFLFLSTFLYLVMGWLIVFAWNQLVASIDSTSLVLLVTGGLLYTVGTVFYVWRGFTYHHAIWHVLVLGGSTAHFFSIMSLLP from the coding sequence ATGGCGAGCACACATGTCTTCTCCAAACGAGAAGAGATTGCCAATTCGATCACACATGGGATCGGGGCCCTGCTCAGCATCCCTGCCTTGATCCTTCTCATTGTCTTTTCTGTCCGCTTCGGCAGCGCCTGGCATGTTGTGAGCTTCACGTTGTTCGGCGTGACGATGCTGCTGCTCTATTTTTCCTCCACCTTCGTTCACGCCCTTCCCCAAGGAAAAGCGAAAGATCTCTTTGAGATATTGGACCATTCCTCCATCTACTTTTTCATCTCCGGTACCTATACACCGTTCTTGTTTCTCGCAGTAAAAGGTTGGTTGGGCTGGACGCTGTTTGGGATCGTTTGGGGGATTGCCGTTGTTGGGACCGTTTTTAAGTGCTTCTTTGTGAAAAGGTTTCTGTTCCTATCAACCTTCCTGTATCTGGTGATGGGATGGCTGATCGTCTTTGCCTGGAATCAGTTGGTTGCAAGCATCGATTCGACCAGCCTAGTGCTGCTGGTGACAGGCGGTCTGCTCTATACCGTGGGGACAGTGTTCTATGTTTGGCGAGGCTTCACATACCATCACGCGATCTGGCATGTATTGGTTTTGGGTGGTTCCACTGCTCACTTTTTTTCGATCATGTCGCTGCTTCCGTAA
- a CDS encoding YjcZ family sporulation protein, with protein MGLFNGDFDDFVLALVLFILLVIVGVSED; from the coding sequence GTGGGTCTCTTTAACGGCGATTTCGACGATTTTGTGTTGGCGTTGGTTCTGTTTATCCTCCTGGTAATCGTGGGTGTGTCTGAAGATTAA